The following DNA comes from Nicotiana sylvestris chromosome 10, ASM39365v2, whole genome shotgun sequence.
ATTACAGGAAATTAGAATTTAAAATCAATGAGAGCTTGGAAGAGATTGCATAATTTAAAGAGTTCTCAATATAGGGATAATACAAGGTATTCTAAGCATTCTTGTAGACATACACGTCCCTCATATATAAAGTATAAACCCGAGCATTTCTAGGATTGTGTTTCGACGAATCACCCCTTGCAGCTTATTAATCAAGTACACTAATTTGAgatcaaaaagaagaaagagcAATTAGTCCACTAAACTCTCTTCAGCGTTCAAATAAAAAACTGGAAAGTACATAAAGTTGCAGCAAAGCGGAGTGCTTAGTAGGTGTAGCCCTTAACAAACATTCCTTTCTTAGCTTCCTCACTTTCACCTGCTGCAGAGTATTTTCCAAGCTGAGCCAAGGAGTTTGCTTTTGCACGAATCAAGAGTGCCTTTTGTGCAGCATCTACATTCTCAGGACGACCTTGCCATGTCTTAAGCACGGTGTTCTGGAGTGCACGTGCATAAGAGAAGGACACATGCCATGGGTTGGGGCTCTGGTTCATGGCGTTGAGGTTGAGTGTCGCTTCCACTTCGGATTGTCCCCCCGAGAGGAACTGAAAGGTGAGAAGCACACCGATTTTTAGCATAGTTGACCAAGAAAATGAGACCGAATAAAAAAACCAATAAGCAGCAAAAGAATAATGCCTCCAATATTTTTTCAGAGGGCTGAGAATTCAATCATGTCATAATTTAGGATCCCTTTCCTGGTAATAGGTATATAGGTAAGCTATTCGAAATGttaacaatgatggtggtggcaACACTATCCAGATGAGGACCCCAAGTTGAAGATGCCAACCTACTTTTCCAGGCATTATGGGGGGGATCTGGGAATGAAGTTTCTCTTACCTTTCTTATGGGTTCAACTGAGATTTGTTTGAAACAAAAAGCAAAGAAACAAATGAGGAATCAAAGAGAAAAGATACCGCAGCTCCCATGAGAACATTGAGGATTAAAATATCACTTTCGAAAAGATTATTTGCCTCTTGAAATAGTGAATATGTGACAGCATATATTTCCTATCTATTGGAATCAGTTAAGAAGGGAAAGGAATTTGTACCATGATTCCTGGAACAGCAGGAGGAACTCTCCTTTTCAGCATTTTGAGTGTGTACTTAGCAATAGTGTCTGGAGAAGACTTCTCTTTGTGTTCAGCCCCAGGAGTAACCATGCTAGGTTTTAGCAGAATTCCTTCGAAAACAACATTGTTTTCTGCAAGGTAGTAGAAGACTTCTGCCCAAACACGTTCAGCAACTTCAAGTGTTCTTTCTATTGGGTGGTCTCCATCAAGAAGAATCTCAGGCTCCACGATTGGCACTAGACCATTGTCCTGCAGAATGTAAGAAAATTATCTTCAGCAATCCATGAATAGAAAGATAAAACTTCCATTCATTCCCCAAAACATATCAGATGCCTTAAAGATTGTTCTCCAAATTCTTAAGATGGGAAATATCTCAAAAAAGTGCGACCAACAAATACTTGAATTGGTGAATCTGGTGACTTAGTGTCTCCTACTTTTTTGTTATATCTTTTTTCTTTTGAGTAAGAGAAACCTATTTTCTTGTTATAGCTTTGGAAAGATAGACAGAAAAAGTCCTAAAAAGCACCTGAGAGATAGCAGCGTATCGAGCAAGACCCCAGGCTGCTTCTTTTACCGCTAAAGCAGAAGGACCGCAAGGAATGCTAACAACTGTTctcctgaaaatttcaaagtcgCATATGATTTATGTTCCATAATTCTTCAGAAACATTTAGATCGCTTCGTCTTCCAAGGAAAAGGTCAAGAGGAAGATGATAGAGGAAGCAGAAAGGGCACAACATACCACTTGGCAAAACGGGCCCCTTGCTTGTAGTATTCAGCAGACCTAGAAGCCAATCCATCCAGCCCTTGGCACCAAGATTCATCATTGGATCCTGGTAGGGGTACCAAACCCTGTAAATAAAAagaagggttaaaattgggagtTCAACAGGCAAACAAAATATTTGTACAAAGGTAGCAGCATAATCCCTGAAGCACAGAAAATGTTACATGAAACATAGAAACAGGTTAAAATCCACACCTTGTCAACTTTGATCCCAGGTACAATATTCTGATCGCGCAAGCAGTCAACCATCTTCTTCCCATCGGTAGTTGACTGATAAAGTGTCTCCTCAAATAGAATGGCACCAGAAATGTAATCACCTAGGCCGGGAGTGGTCAACAAGAGTTGACGGTAAGCTTGTCTGTTTGCTTCTGTATTGTCCAGACCAATTGAGGCCAGTCTCTTTCCGCACGTTGCGTTTGATTCATCAATGGCAAGAATGCCCCTTCCAGGAGATGCAATAGTTTTCTACATCAACAAAACAATGATCAGCTTAGTTCAAAATCATTATATATTGCACAAGCATATTCTACTATACATTGTCTAAGTTTACAAGGATGTTACAGAAAAGTCACTTTTAATTCAGAGGCGGATTAGCACTTCGAATAGTGAACACACTACCAACCCACTGATTGTGGCTCGGACCATGTTTACATATGCAAAAAACTTTCAAATGCACAGATTTAATAAATTGCATTTCCTCTGAACCCACTGATTCAACCTCTGACTTTTATCAACTTTAAAgctaacaacaacaacccagtaaaatcagGTAAGGGtttgggagggtagtgtgtatgcagctAAATTACATTAAATTTAAGAAATGAGGTTCCATCAATAAAGTTCCTTCCTTCAAGAAAGGGTTTGTAAACTACCATAAAACAAAAAGATCAGCTTTTTCTTGTTATTTACAGCATGAAACAGACAAGACATCACTCTAATTAGATGAAAGATAACCTTAAAATAGCTAATATTTTCTAAAAATCTATCTTTCCTGAACTAAATATGAATTCAGGCACATCATGAGCATGTTTATATGTAGGCATGTAGCGGCCAAATGAATAAAGTATAGCAAGCCAAAAGAATCAATTTTTTTGTAACTTTGGAAGATTTCTAAACATCCAATCAAAAGATAGTATTTTGAAGATATATATAACTAGAATAAACCATATAAAGGAATCCAATTCGTAAGTACAACCAAAATATAAAggatttaaaaacaaaagttgaCCAACTAAACCTTTTCAATTTCCATCAACCCACTTAAACAAATGGTAGTACAGTTTCAAAATTCAGTACACTAGCGGAACTTACAACAAAAAATGAATGATGTATACcccaaaaaattagaaaaaaaaaacaaaatcaaaattaattaaGTCGTAAAAAGAAGCTTTCAGATCCGATCACGAAACATGCAAACAAATAAATGTAACAACAGCCAAATATATCAacatcaataaaaaaaaaaagttgacaAACTAAACCTTTTCAATTTTCATCAATTCAGTGAAGCAAATGACAATACAGACCCAAAATTCAGTATATTTATGtacaaaataaaaagataaaatcaactcaaaattaatgcaTCGTAAATAGAAGCTTTTTAGATCCGATCAAGAAACATGCAAACAGataaaatcagattttttttaaaagaaaaaagtgaGAGAAAAATTACGGCGGTTTTGAGGAGCTCATCGGTGTAAGATCCGGCGCGGATAACATTAACACGGCGAGTAGAAGAAGGCAAACGACAGGAAGATCCGGACCGTTGATCAAACGATTGTTGACCGATCCATGAAGATGAAGAGGCGTTTAGCTTCAACAGACTGGAACTTGCTGCCATTTTTTTGAGAATCGCCTCTTCTTTTGTGCTTTTTGTTGAGAATTGGTAGAGACAGCTGCTGTTAAATAATGGAGAGTGACGTTCGGGGTTGGTGAAGACGGCTATAACAAGAGGAGAGTGTTGTTTTTTGGGTTCCTCGAAAAGTCCGCTGGTAATGTTGTACGGACAACTCTAGCTGCGGAGCTaccaaataatatatatatatatatatatatatatatatatataagaaaatccAAGGGTCTCCTTACCGAGGTAATGTTTCCCgtaacagtctctctacccttcggggtggggtaaggtctgcgtacatattaatCTTTTCAGACTccacttgtggaattatactgggtcgttattgttgttgttgtagtatatatataagaaaatactTAGAATATAAATGAGTAAGAAAGTGAGCGAAAATTAGTCACGAATATTAAATAACACTAGCGGTTCAATAACATAAAGATCCAAAAATAAAGTACTCattgattctttactattttagaataattttttatttaaaaattaaattttgtaaTGCATTTGATAAAAGTGTAATTACAATTAATATTTTAGATTTGTGACGAGCTATATCTCTTACACTTTTATATCTTACACTTAGATTATATCAAAGTAAAAAAACTGCGGCTAAAAATTCATAACCTATTTGTTTACATTAACATATCTTGCACTTTTATTATAACTCAAGCACAgattttaatataatattaatgAATTCTTACGTGCGTTGCGCGTGTATCCCATCTCAGTGAGTACAAACTTTCAAAAAATACTTATAATGTGttaagttataaaataaaattttaaaaaagtgTAAGTTTTTAAAAACTATGACTATTGATCATATTTAGCTAATTTAATATAGGAAGCCCCGTAAAAATCTTTAGTCATCTCAGTCAAtctatttaatttaaaatttgtcCAGTTTTATAATTGCTTACTTCAATTTCAGAAGTAATCATGGGCAAAAACACATAGCTCTTGAATAtttaagagtttttttttttttttggaaaaggcATATTCTTAAGGCAATACCCCATCACCTTGGAGTTTATGGTCGCACTTCATTCTAGAAGACATAAACACTTAATGGTGTTAGTTAATAATGGAAGCAGTCTTTTTTTCTCGTGAGCAAAATGCACAATATTCTAATTTCATTAATCAATAAAATATACTTTAGGAATTGTTTTCAACAAATTAGAAAAGAAAAGTTTTCTATCGCAAAAGAAGAGTCCAACCTATCACCTGAATCATGCTTATCGTTCCTTGATGAAAAAATAACAAAGAAATATAAAAAGCTACAAAATGTTTACAAAAATTATGGCTCAATAGTTGTGCATCCAACCTCAAGATTatcaattattttttatattctaCAAGTCTTTAGCCAAAAGAAGTGCAAACAATACTCAATGAACAAGCAGCCACTGTTGTTCTTACTTATGGTGGCAATGAAATTAATCCAATAATGGGAAAAATATCTTGTTGTCACTTGGATCCTGAAAGTCCATATATCAAAGCCAAAAAGTAGTTATACTTCAAAGTTTCGAATATATTAATTTAGCTAAAGTTTAAGATATTAATATAGTTACAAGTTACATAATATGGTTGTAAATTTACTTTTTAAAGGATATAATGTTGGTCAAATAAGGAAAGCATTTATATAAGATAATTTTAATTGCtttaaaaatcctaaatattCGAAGTTCCCGCATAATTCTATCAAAAAATTAATATGTAAAATTTTAATTGATattaaagttctaaatattagaaaaataataaaataataatttttttcaatataaaatatattttaaaattatataaagatcAATATTTCGTAATGGGGTTTTGTGCTACATCATATTAATGACTACATAATGTTAAAAGAGATATGTTAATATTGTTGAATAATATAcatgagttataaaataaaatttaaaaaatgtaAGTTATCGAAAATAATAAATGTTATCTCTCGACTTTTATGAGTGACGATTGAAAAATTTATAATTATCAAGTTCTTTACTTTTATGTCATTTAAGTAGAAATATATTTATGACCAGTGCCAATTAAAAAAAGGCAATAATTGAGTTTAGTTTGTATAGATGTCAAGCCATCACAATATACATGTAAGAAAAGTTCTAAAATTTTCTTGATAAAAGGAAAATTAAAGAAGATTGTTATATTATAAATTAAATGTTGCTGCAATCAAATTCATGTGTATCAAATCAGTGTATCCCCATCTCAACTCAAACTTACTACGCAACAAATCGTACTAAAATTTACAATTCATGAACAAACATACTTCTTTATAAGGAGAGAAATATATGCTCCGGTAATATTTTATAGACATTTAAAAATTAGAAGGAATTAtgctatttaaggaaagagatttATTTCATCGTCTGCATAGTGATGTATCTATAGTTAAAATCCAAGAGtacaataaaaattattaaaaaaagacATAAGAAGCTTGCCCCAGAAAGGGTTGAATGTAAACAATTCGTGGGCGATAGAGATTGTATCCCATTATGATATTTACACGTACGAATTGTAATTTACTTAACACGGGAAACAAAGTTCTTGTTGGTCAACCTCATAATTTGGCACTtagcaaaaattatttttctccaTTAATTAGAGATTCTGGAAAAATAGGATAGTAATATCtgaaaaataaacataaaaataactAATTGGAGAATCGTACCTGAAGCAATGACGCAGCAacaaaaatatatagagaaattAACTACAATCATACAGATAAAATCCCgaaataaaattgaaaaatatatagaacAGAAACCTAAATAAATCTAGAATCATACAAAACAATTGCGAAAAataatgtcgttcgccttttttacccttttaaaataatgtTCACACTGGACAAAATAGTCTTTccattatttttctaatatttagaaatatgttataaatatattatattatggatgttcatttagtactccgttgtaaataagcttcctgaagaagcttatccatatgggactccaccgtaaatatgtttatctatttagtactatattggaaataagcttcctgaagaagcttatcacttcgg
Coding sequences within:
- the LOC104224289 gene encoding fructose-bisphosphate aldolase 3, chloroplastic, which encodes MAASSSLLKLNASSSSWIGQQSFDQRSGSSCRLPSSTRRVNVIRAGSYTDELLKTAKTIASPGRGILAIDESNATCGKRLASIGLDNTEANRQAYRQLLLTTPGLGDYISGAILFEETLYQSTTDGKKMVDCLRDQNIVPGIKVDKGLVPLPGSNDESWCQGLDGLASRSAEYYKQGARFAKWRTVVSIPCGPSALAVKEAAWGLARYAAISQDNGLVPIVEPEILLDGDHPIERTLEVAERVWAEVFYYLAENNVVFEGILLKPSMVTPGAEHKEKSSPDTIAKYTLKMLKRRVPPAVPGIMFLSGGQSEVEATLNLNAMNQSPNPWHVSFSYARALQNTVLKTWQGRPENVDAAQKALLIRAKANSLAQLGKYSAAGESEEAKKGMFVKGYTY